Proteins encoded together in one Bradyrhizobium sp. PSBB068 window:
- the oxlT gene encoding oxalate/formate MFS antiporter: MVSSNAAATQAQASSSGFRWLQLMMGIVCMAMIANLQYGWTLFVDPINGAHHWGRAAIQFAFTIFVVTETWLVPVEAWFVDKYGPRLVIMFGGIMIALAWVLNSYADSLTLLYTAAVIGGIGAGAVYGTCVGNALKWFPDRRGLAAGATAAGFGAGAALTVVPIANMIAASGYQAAFFDFGIGQGLIVFVLAFFIQPPTVAIPPKKKQLNLPQTKVDFTPPQVLRSPIFWVMYLVFVMVASGGLMAAAQIAPIAHDYKIATTPVSLAGFQMAALTFAISLDRIFDGFGRPFFGWVSDNIGREHTMFIAFGTGALMLLTLSTWGHNPLVFVLATAVYFGVFGEIYSLFPATCGDTFGAKFATTNNGMLYTAKGTAALLVPAASIVAANYGWQAVFVIAVALNATAALMALLVIKPMRRTFINGNEAAAATETAPGAKTA, translated from the coding sequence ATGGTTTCCAGCAATGCCGCCGCAACACAAGCACAAGCTTCATCGAGTGGTTTCCGCTGGCTGCAGCTCATGATGGGCATCGTGTGCATGGCGATGATCGCCAACCTGCAATACGGCTGGACGCTGTTCGTCGACCCGATCAACGGCGCGCATCACTGGGGCCGCGCCGCCATCCAGTTCGCCTTCACGATCTTCGTGGTGACGGAGACCTGGCTGGTGCCGGTCGAGGCCTGGTTCGTCGACAAATACGGTCCGCGGCTCGTCATCATGTTCGGCGGCATCATGATCGCGCTCGCCTGGGTGCTGAACTCCTATGCGGACTCGCTCACTTTGCTCTACACCGCCGCCGTGATCGGCGGCATCGGCGCGGGCGCGGTGTACGGCACCTGCGTCGGCAACGCGCTGAAGTGGTTTCCCGATCGGCGCGGCCTTGCCGCCGGCGCAACCGCGGCCGGCTTCGGCGCCGGCGCCGCGCTGACCGTGGTGCCGATCGCCAACATGATCGCCGCGAGCGGCTATCAGGCCGCCTTCTTCGATTTCGGCATCGGACAGGGCTTGATCGTCTTCGTCCTCGCCTTCTTCATCCAGCCGCCCACCGTCGCGATCCCGCCGAAGAAGAAGCAGCTCAACCTGCCGCAGACCAAGGTCGATTTCACGCCGCCGCAGGTGCTGCGCAGCCCGATCTTCTGGGTCATGTATCTGGTGTTCGTGATGGTCGCCTCCGGCGGCTTGATGGCGGCGGCGCAGATCGCACCGATCGCGCACGACTACAAGATCGCCACAACGCCGGTCTCGCTCGCCGGCTTCCAGATGGCGGCGCTGACGTTTGCGATTTCACTCGACCGCATCTTCGACGGTTTCGGACGGCCGTTCTTCGGCTGGGTCTCCGACAATATCGGCCGTGAGCACACCATGTTCATCGCGTTCGGCACCGGCGCGCTGATGCTGCTGACGCTGTCGACCTGGGGCCACAACCCGCTGGTGTTCGTGCTGGCGACCGCGGTCTATTTCGGCGTGTTCGGCGAGATCTACTCGCTGTTCCCGGCGACCTGCGGCGACACCTTCGGCGCGAAATTCGCGACCACCAACAACGGCATGCTCTACACCGCGAAGGGCACCGCGGCGCTCTTGGTGCCGGCCGCCAGCATCGTTGCGGCCAACTATGGCTGGCAGGCGGTGTTCGTGATCGCGGTTGCGCTCAACGCCACCGCGGCGCTGATGGCGCTGCTCGTGATCAAGCCGATGCGCCGTACGTTCATCAACGGCAATGAGGCCGCCGCAGCAACCGAGACTGCGCCGGGCGCCAAAACGGCGTGA
- the oxlT gene encoding oxalate/formate MFS antiporter, translating to MSDMVQATAAPAAARVSDAYRWTQLAIGVAAMVMIANYQYGWTFFVPDIQKTFGWDRASIQWAFTLFVLFETWLVPVEGWFVDKYGPRLVVLIGGILCAIGWAINAQATSLNGYYLGMIIAGIGAGGVYGTCVGNALKWFPDKRGLAAGITAAGFGAGSALTVAPIQAMIKDSGFQTTFLYFGLGQGIIIVLLAFFLLAPKAGQVPQVVQNAKLIQTRRNYQPTEVLRQPIFWLMYFMFVIVGAGGLMVTANLKPIAVDWKVDSVPVTLIGMTMTAVTFAATIDRVLNGLTRPFFGWISDMIGRENTMFIAFGMEGFGIWMLYLWGHDPIWFVLLSGFVFFAWGEIYSLFPSTCTDTFGAKFATTNAGLLYTAKGTAALLVPIANYMQQTSGHWDNVFVIAAGANILASLLAIAVLKPWRKIVVEKSAAMA from the coding sequence TGGTGATGATCGCAAACTATCAATACGGGTGGACGTTCTTCGTCCCCGACATCCAGAAGACGTTTGGATGGGATCGTGCATCGATCCAGTGGGCCTTCACACTCTTTGTGCTGTTCGAGACCTGGCTGGTGCCGGTCGAGGGCTGGTTCGTCGATAAATACGGTCCGCGCCTCGTCGTGCTGATCGGCGGCATTCTCTGCGCGATCGGTTGGGCGATCAACGCGCAGGCGACCTCGCTGAACGGCTACTATCTCGGCATGATCATCGCCGGCATCGGCGCCGGCGGCGTCTACGGCACCTGCGTCGGCAATGCGCTGAAATGGTTTCCCGACAAGCGCGGGCTGGCGGCAGGCATCACCGCGGCCGGCTTCGGCGCGGGCTCCGCGCTCACGGTGGCGCCGATCCAGGCGATGATCAAGGACTCCGGCTTCCAGACCACTTTCCTCTATTTCGGTCTCGGCCAGGGCATCATCATCGTGCTGCTCGCCTTCTTCCTGCTCGCGCCGAAGGCCGGGCAAGTGCCGCAGGTGGTGCAGAACGCCAAGCTGATCCAGACTAGGCGCAACTATCAGCCGACCGAAGTGCTGCGGCAGCCGATCTTCTGGCTGATGTACTTCATGTTCGTGATCGTCGGCGCCGGCGGCTTGATGGTGACGGCGAACCTGAAGCCGATCGCGGTCGACTGGAAGGTCGACAGCGTTCCGGTGACGCTGATCGGCATGACCATGACGGCGGTGACCTTCGCCGCGACCATCGACCGCGTGCTCAACGGCCTGACCCGTCCGTTCTTCGGCTGGATCTCCGACATGATCGGCCGCGAAAACACGATGTTCATCGCGTTCGGCATGGAAGGCTTTGGCATCTGGATGCTCTATCTCTGGGGTCACGATCCCATCTGGTTCGTGCTGCTCTCGGGCTTCGTGTTCTTTGCCTGGGGCGAGATCTACTCGCTGTTCCCCTCGACCTGCACCGACACGTTCGGCGCCAAGTTCGCCACCACCAATGCGGGCCTGCTCTACACCGCGAAAGGCACCGCGGCGCTCTTGGTGCCGATCGCCAACTACATGCAGCAGACGTCGGGCCATTGGGACAATGTGTTCGTCATCGCCGCGGGCGCCAACATCCTCGCCTCGCTGCTAGCAATCGCGGTGCTCAAACCGTGGCGGAAAATCGTGGTCGAGAAATCGGCGGCGATGGCTTAG